In Streptomyces sp. NBC_00448, the following are encoded in one genomic region:
- a CDS encoding DUF397 domain-containing protein — protein MTTGSPRWFKSSYSNNGGDCVEVAANLAVSRGVVPVRDSKDPQGPALVFPADAFASFVAGVKSGEFGTV, from the coding sequence GTGACGACCGGCTCCCCACGTTGGTTCAAGTCCTCGTACAGCAACAACGGCGGCGACTGCGTTGAGGTTGCGGCGAACCTTGCCGTCTCGCGTGGCGTGGTCCCCGTCCGTGACTCCAAGGACCCCCAGGGGCCCGCCTTGGTCTTCCCGGCCGATGCGTTCGCGTCATTTGTGGCCGGTGTGAAGTCGGGCGAGTTCGGCACCGTCTGA
- a CDS encoding helix-turn-helix domain-containing protein, whose translation MDGGSSNGNEDVIDWEWLSAREVYASELAYRRRQAGLTLMELAALCMYEQSYLHRLERGQRLGTLESATALDKVYGTGRCW comes from the coding sequence ATGGACGGCGGGAGCAGCAACGGGAACGAGGACGTCATCGACTGGGAGTGGCTGTCCGCGCGGGAGGTGTACGCGAGCGAACTGGCCTACCGGCGGCGGCAGGCGGGGCTGACGCTGATGGAACTCGCGGCGCTGTGCATGTACGAGCAGTCCTACCTGCACCGGCTGGAGCGGGGGCAGCGCCTCGGCACGCTGGAGTCGGCCACGGCGCTGGACAAGGTGTACGGGACCGGACGCTGCTGGTGA
- a CDS encoding aldo/keto reductase — MSDHKNLGGSGLSVAPLCLGGNVFGWTADREQSFAVLDAYAAAGGNFIDTADSYMYHFPGNQAGQSESIIGEWVSARGNRDGVVIATKVGDSPERKGLKPVNVKAAAEDSLRRLGTDRIDLYYVHFDDESVPVEDVVTTLDELVRAGKVRALGASNVGPARLDAMLRFAHRENLAAFTVLQPQYNLVSRDTYEGERRDIAQRDGLACVPYFALASGFLTGKYRPGHTVDSVRNMPGLAGGYADSERGNTVLAAMEEVAAAHDAQLATVALAWLAQQPTVAAPIASARTVDQVPALVALKDLRLSDAELHALDAASA, encoded by the coding sequence ATGTCTGATCACAAGAACTTGGGCGGGTCGGGGCTGTCCGTCGCCCCGCTGTGTCTGGGCGGAAACGTGTTCGGGTGGACGGCCGACCGGGAGCAGTCGTTCGCCGTGCTCGATGCCTACGCTGCCGCGGGCGGCAACTTCATCGACACCGCGGACTCGTACATGTACCACTTCCCCGGGAACCAGGCCGGCCAGTCCGAGAGCATCATCGGCGAGTGGGTCTCCGCCCGCGGCAACCGCGACGGCGTCGTCATCGCCACGAAGGTCGGTGACAGTCCGGAGCGCAAGGGCCTGAAGCCCGTCAACGTCAAGGCCGCCGCCGAGGACTCGCTGCGGCGTCTGGGCACCGACCGGATCGACCTGTACTACGTGCACTTCGACGACGAGTCGGTGCCGGTCGAGGACGTCGTCACCACGCTCGACGAACTGGTGCGTGCCGGAAAGGTACGCGCCCTCGGGGCGTCCAACGTCGGCCCGGCACGTCTCGACGCCATGCTTCGGTTCGCCCACCGCGAGAACCTGGCGGCCTTCACGGTTCTCCAGCCCCAGTACAACCTCGTCTCCCGCGACACCTACGAGGGCGAGCGCCGGGACATCGCCCAGCGGGACGGGTTGGCCTGCGTCCCCTACTTCGCCCTCGCCTCCGGCTTCCTGACCGGGAAGTACCGGCCCGGCCACACGGTGGACAGCGTACGCAACATGCCCGGCCTGGCAGGTGGCTACGCCGACAGCGAGCGCGGCAACACGGTCCTCGCCGCCATGGAAGAGGTCGCGGCGGCGCACGACGCCCAACTGGCCACCGTCGCCCTCGCCTGGCTGGCCCAACAGCCCACCGTGGCCGCGCCGATCGCCTCCGCGCGAACGGTGGACCAGGTGCCGGCCCTCGTCGCCCTCAAGGACCTCCGCCTCTCCGACGCCGAACTCCACGCCCTGGACGCCGCATCCGCCTGA
- a CDS encoding winged helix-turn-helix transcriptional regulator — protein MNQADDLQTARCMQVLSVIGDLWTLAIVMTLQESGMRFNELRRAIPKVNAVTLTNRLRKLEDAGIVSRVEESRSKQSTVYDLTPFGHKLQPIVDAVRAVALDLERSGEAP, from the coding sequence ATGAATCAGGCGGACGACCTCCAGACGGCGCGTTGCATGCAGGTCCTGTCGGTGATCGGCGACCTGTGGACACTGGCGATCGTGATGACGCTCCAGGAGTCGGGGATGCGCTTCAACGAACTTCGACGGGCCATCCCGAAGGTCAATGCGGTCACCCTGACCAACCGCCTGCGCAAACTCGAAGATGCCGGCATCGTCAGCCGGGTCGAGGAGTCGAGGAGCAAACAGTCGACGGTCTACGACCTCACTCCGTTCGGCCACAAGCTCCAGCCGATCGTCGACGCGGTCCGGGCCGTCGCCCTGGACCTGGAGCGTTCCGGGGAGGCCCCCTGA
- a CDS encoding P-II family nitrogen regulator encodes MKLVTAVIKPYKLDDVKTALQELGVQGLTVTEASGYGRQRGHTEVYRGAEYRVDLVPKARIEVLVEDADADLVIDALVAAARTGKIGDGKVWAVQVETAVRVRTGERGPDAL; translated from the coding sequence ATGAAGCTGGTCACCGCCGTCATCAAGCCGTACAAGCTGGATGACGTGAAGACGGCGTTGCAGGAGCTGGGCGTGCAGGGCCTGACCGTCACCGAGGCGAGCGGTTACGGGCGGCAGCGCGGGCACACCGAGGTGTACCGCGGCGCGGAGTACCGGGTGGACCTGGTGCCGAAGGCGCGGATAGAGGTGCTGGTGGAGGACGCCGACGCGGACCTGGTGATCGACGCGCTGGTGGCGGCGGCCAGGACCGGGAAGATCGGCGACGGCAAGGTGTGGGCGGTGCAGGTGGAGACGGCGGTGCGGGTGCGGACCGGGGAGCGCGGCCCGGACGCCCTGTAG
- a CDS encoding NAD(P)-dependent oxidoreductase, which translates to MKITIFGATGRMGQLLVRRALDEGHTVTAYARTPGKLRVTHANLSVAPGQLDDHEAILEAVRTADAVVEGVGSESAATRRIIGAMDTAGVKRLVVVSTCSVPDPADRPDLKVTALVRFVRTMAPRPWAEVRSAAEAVRASDLDWTLVRVAKLNDQPATGDIKVGHYGQGVVGLSLSRADMAAFLLGQVTDETYLRAAPAISN; encoded by the coding sequence ATGAAGATCACGATCTTCGGCGCGACCGGCCGGATGGGGCAGTTACTGGTGCGGCGGGCCCTCGACGAGGGGCACACGGTCACGGCCTACGCCCGCACCCCCGGCAAACTCCGCGTCACGCACGCCAACCTCTCCGTCGCCCCCGGACAACTCGACGACCACGAGGCGATCCTGGAAGCGGTCCGCACCGCCGACGCCGTCGTCGAGGGGGTCGGCTCCGAGAGCGCCGCGACCCGCAGGATCATCGGTGCCATGGACACCGCGGGCGTCAAGCGCCTCGTGGTCGTGTCCACCTGCAGCGTTCCGGACCCGGCCGACCGGCCCGACCTCAAGGTCACGGCGCTCGTCCGGTTCGTCAGGACCATGGCGCCCCGGCCCTGGGCCGAGGTGCGCTCCGCGGCAGAGGCGGTACGCGCCAGCGACCTGGACTGGACACTGGTCCGCGTGGCCAAGCTCAATGACCAGCCGGCCACCGGGGACATCAAGGTCGGGCACTACGGCCAAGGGGTGGTGGGCCTCTCCCTCAGCCGAGCCGACATGGCCGCCTTCCTGCTCGGCCAAGTGACCGACGAGACCTATCTGCGCGCCGCCCCGGCGATCAGCAACTGA
- a CDS encoding GNAT family N-acetyltransferase, translating into MDSSTRVRLIEPADAASIAAHRVRDVEAFRPWEPAQPVGFLTAEGQAERIERLLAGHRAGTVWPGAVLADDQVIGQVTVGGILPQPHLRRGSVGYWIATTAQNQGHAGRALELVLRVMTDELGLHRAEASTHLENLPSQRVLRRNGFSPYGVAHSSIFLDGDWRDSLLWERVLGD; encoded by the coding sequence ATGGACAGCAGCACCCGGGTTCGTTTGATCGAGCCCGCCGACGCCGCCTCGATCGCCGCGCATCGGGTGCGGGATGTCGAGGCGTTCCGGCCGTGGGAACCGGCGCAGCCGGTCGGCTTCCTCACGGCGGAGGGCCAGGCGGAGCGGATCGAGAGGCTGCTGGCCGGACACCGGGCCGGGACGGTCTGGCCGGGCGCGGTGCTCGCCGACGACCAGGTGATCGGGCAGGTCACCGTCGGAGGCATCCTGCCGCAGCCGCACCTGCGCCGCGGCTCCGTCGGGTACTGGATCGCCACCACCGCCCAGAACCAAGGGCACGCCGGACGGGCCCTCGAACTCGTCCTGCGGGTGATGACGGACGAACTCGGCTTGCACCGGGCCGAGGCGTCCACCCATCTGGAGAACCTGCCCTCCCAACGGGTGCTGCGCCGCAACGGGTTCAGCCCGTACGGCGTCGCGCACTCCTCGATCTTCCTCGACGGCGACTGGCGCGACAGCCTGCTGTGGGAGCGGGTCCTCGGCGACTAG
- a CDS encoding glycosyl hydrolase family 28-related protein: protein MPSRAHVDNTGRTVVEVTDFGADRTSKSDSAAGIAAAIAHAKSIGGPTTIHFAPGTYQIYPEHTPKRELYVSNTLGTDQSLKTKNIGILLEDMHDVVVDGGGSTILDHGFQTIFAAIRSTDVRFTDFSQDWVAPKTVDITVADTGVTDGRAYRVITVPRTYHYAVEGTSVRWSGERSPVTGKPYWTGTDSFNYAQVHDPSSDKTWRTSNPVFEDVAKITDLGDRRLRIDYTDDTAPADDGYVYAMRETTRDTPGALFWESSGVTVDHLRIGYLHGFGMVGQFSKDITIDSVVFKTDPSTGRITTSFADHIQMSGVKGTVRITNCVFDNPQDDPINIHGTYLQVTAVEAGSKRLHLRYMHDETAGFPQYYPGDKIELVNTHTMVTVPGATATVVAVDGPTGDSVPAGADPDTYLRNMTVTLDRPLPAAVTDDPGDYAAENISYTPSVEIKGNTFQAIPTRGILVTSRRPVRIEDNHFDGMSMSSIYISSDAHSWFESGPVRDVVIRGNVFDRPASPVIFFDPTNTEFAPGQPVHRNVLIEDNDFNLTSATVVSGRSVGNLTFRDNRIRHYAHLHLSRPAQPLYVGGTAALATDAPPRNNTAPLFTFDGAEDVNLADNTYDNGFNNRVSTADMATSEVTVTRDDLALNADHITGPSVTVTYTSSDPSVATVDSQGVITGVGAGTSVVTARAAIDGKQVRSNPVTVSVAAPSNPSNGGRGE from the coding sequence GTGCCGAGCCGAGCGCACGTCGACAACACCGGGCGTACCGTCGTCGAGGTCACGGACTTCGGCGCGGACCGTACCAGTAAGTCGGACTCGGCGGCCGGGATCGCGGCCGCCATCGCGCATGCGAAGAGCATCGGCGGTCCCACCACGATCCATTTCGCGCCCGGCACCTACCAGATCTATCCCGAGCACACCCCCAAGCGGGAGCTCTACGTCAGCAACACGCTCGGTACCGACCAGTCGTTGAAGACGAAGAACATCGGCATCCTCCTCGAAGACATGCACGACGTCGTGGTCGACGGCGGCGGCTCGACGATCCTCGACCACGGGTTCCAGACGATCTTCGCGGCGATCCGCTCCACCGACGTGCGGTTCACCGACTTCTCGCAGGACTGGGTCGCGCCCAAGACGGTCGACATCACCGTGGCCGACACCGGTGTCACGGACGGAAGGGCCTACCGCGTCATCACCGTGCCCCGGACCTACCACTACGCCGTGGAGGGCACCTCGGTGCGGTGGTCCGGAGAGCGCAGCCCCGTGACCGGGAAGCCGTACTGGACGGGCACGGACTCCTTCAACTACGCGCAGGTCCACGACCCTTCGTCCGACAAGACCTGGCGCACGTCGAACCCGGTCTTCGAGGACGTCGCCAAGATCACCGACCTGGGTGACCGCAGGCTGCGGATCGACTACACCGACGACACGGCCCCGGCGGACGACGGATACGTCTACGCGATGCGCGAGACCACGCGGGACACCCCGGGGGCCCTGTTCTGGGAGTCGTCCGGCGTCACCGTCGACCATCTGCGGATCGGCTACCTCCACGGCTTCGGCATGGTCGGCCAGTTCAGCAAGGACATCACCATCGACTCGGTCGTGTTCAAGACCGATCCCAGCACCGGGCGGATCACCACGAGTTTCGCCGACCACATCCAGATGTCCGGGGTCAAGGGCACCGTCCGCATCACCAACTGCGTCTTCGACAACCCGCAGGACGACCCCATCAACATCCACGGCACCTATCTCCAGGTGACCGCCGTGGAAGCGGGGTCGAAGAGGCTGCACCTGCGGTACATGCACGACGAGACGGCGGGCTTTCCGCAGTACTACCCCGGCGACAAGATCGAACTCGTCAACACGCACACCATGGTGACGGTGCCCGGCGCGACGGCCACCGTGGTCGCGGTGGACGGACCTACCGGTGACAGCGTCCCCGCGGGCGCCGATCCCGACACGTATCTGCGCAACATGACCGTGACGCTCGACCGGCCCCTGCCCGCTGCCGTCACCGACGACCCGGGCGACTACGCCGCGGAGAACATCAGTTACACGCCCTCCGTCGAGATCAAGGGCAACACCTTCCAGGCGATTCCCACGCGCGGCATCCTCGTCACCTCCCGGCGGCCCGTGCGGATCGAGGACAACCACTTCGACGGCATGAGCATGTCCAGCATCTACATCTCGTCCGACGCGCACTCCTGGTTCGAGTCGGGACCCGTGCGGGACGTCGTCATCCGCGGCAACGTCTTCGACCGCCCGGCGAGTCCGGTCATCTTCTTCGACCCCACCAACACGGAGTTCGCGCCAGGACAGCCGGTGCACCGCAACGTCCTCATCGAGGACAACGACTTCAACCTCACCTCCGCGACGGTGGTCTCCGGCCGCAGCGTCGGCAACCTGACCTTCCGCGACAACAGGATTCGGCACTACGCCCACCTGCATCTGAGCAGGCCGGCCCAACCGCTGTACGTCGGAGGCACCGCGGCGCTGGCCACGGACGCGCCGCCCCGGAACAACACCGCGCCGCTCTTCACCTTCGACGGTGCCGAGGACGTCAACCTCGCCGACAACACCTACGACAACGGTTTCAACAACCGGGTCAGCACGGCCGACATGGCCACCTCGGAGGTGACCGTCACCCGTGACGACCTGGCCCTGAACGCCGACCACATCACCGGCCCATCCGTAACGGTCACGTACACCAGCTCGGACCCCTCCGTCGCCACGGTCGACAGCCAGGGCGTGATCACGGGGGTCGGGGCCGGGACGTCCGTTGTCACCGCCCGCGCCGCGATCGACGGCAAGCAGGTCCGCTCCAACCCGGTGACGGTCTCGGTGGCGGCCCCGTCGAACCCGTCGAACGGCGGGCGGGGTGAGTGA
- a CDS encoding DUF397 domain-containing protein, which yields MDESPRWFTSSYSQNGGTCVEVAANLIEARGVVPVRDSKDPQGPALVFPADAFASFVAGVKSGEFGSV from the coding sequence ATGGACGAGTCCCCGCGTTGGTTCACGTCCTCGTACAGCCAGAACGGCGGGACATGTGTTGAGGTCGCGGCCAATCTGATCGAAGCGCGTGGTGTGGTCCCCGTGCGTGATTCCAAGGACCCGCAGGGGCCTGCCCTGGTCTTCCCGGCTGACGCGTTCGCTTCGTTCGTGGCTGGGGTCAAGTCCGGTGAGTTCGGCTCCGTTTGA
- a CDS encoding Lrp/AsnC family transcriptional regulator, whose amino-acid sequence MESDTDFDPGIDTDARTTTDTDTVWSALAGLDLLDRRLVHALQIDGRAPFSRLAEVLGVSDQTVARRYGRLRREKTVRVLGLADPLRIGLTPWMVRVRCTPDAAGSIGAALARRTDTRWVNLISGGTEISCVTQAAAPGHDDTLLLQKLPRTPRVVQVTAHAMLHMFFGKDLSPVSRSSALTPDEIAALAPPDAPDNPTRGPAGVPTGAPADPVPLGPGDHLMCDALAQDGRTSAAELAAVTGWSQSTVRRRLSELRSAGVLYYDLDFGNGLFRSELRAALWLEVEPARLAEVGAALAEHSEVAFAAATTGATNIYASVSCKDPEALYRYLTGPVAALPGLRRTETAPIHRLLKGPGPYAA is encoded by the coding sequence ATGGAATCCGACACCGATTTCGACCCCGGTATCGACACCGACGCGCGCACGACCACCGACACCGACACCGTCTGGAGCGCGCTGGCCGGTCTCGACCTGCTCGACCGGCGCCTCGTGCACGCCCTCCAGATCGACGGGCGGGCCCCGTTCAGCCGGCTCGCGGAGGTGCTGGGCGTCTCGGACCAGACCGTCGCCCGCCGCTACGGCCGGCTGCGCCGCGAGAAGACCGTACGGGTGCTGGGCCTGGCCGACCCGTTGCGGATCGGGCTGACCCCCTGGATGGTCCGGGTGCGCTGCACGCCCGACGCGGCCGGCTCGATCGGTGCGGCGCTGGCCCGCAGGACCGACACCCGCTGGGTCAACCTGATCTCCGGCGGCACCGAGATCAGTTGCGTCACCCAGGCCGCCGCGCCCGGCCACGACGACACGCTGCTGCTCCAGAAACTCCCGCGCACCCCGCGGGTGGTGCAGGTGACCGCGCACGCGATGCTGCACATGTTCTTCGGGAAGGACCTCAGCCCGGTCAGCCGCAGCAGCGCGCTCACGCCCGACGAGATCGCCGCGCTTGCGCCCCCGGACGCGCCCGACAACCCGACCCGCGGCCCGGCCGGCGTCCCGACCGGCGCGCCCGCCGACCCCGTCCCGCTCGGTCCCGGCGACCACCTCATGTGCGACGCCCTCGCGCAGGACGGCCGCACCTCCGCCGCCGAACTGGCCGCCGTCACCGGCTGGTCGCAGAGCACGGTACGGCGCCGCCTGTCCGAACTGCGTTCCGCCGGCGTCCTCTACTACGACCTCGACTTCGGCAACGGCCTGTTCCGGTCCGAACTGCGCGCCGCGCTCTGGCTGGAGGTCGAACCGGCCCGGCTCGCCGAGGTCGGCGCCGCCCTCGCGGAGCACAGCGAGGTCGCGTTCGCGGCGGCCACCACCGGGGCGACCAACATCTACGCGTCCGTCAGCTGCAAGGACCCCGAGGCCCTCTACCGCTATCTCACCGGGCCCGTCGCCGCGTTGCCCGGCTTGCGCCGGACCGAGACCGCTCCGATCCACCGCCTCCTCAAGGGCCCCGGGCCCTACGCCGCGTAA
- a CDS encoding cytidine deaminase, whose protein sequence is MITRMTEPQTQPPAAPENPEDRKLLTLARSARARNAVPEGAAVRDETGRTYVAGTVDLPSLRLTAVQTAVAMAVASGATSLEAAAVVTAAEEPADADRAAVRDLGGPDTPLLLAGPDGTVRRTVTAG, encoded by the coding sequence ATGATCACGCGTATGACCGAGCCGCAGACGCAGCCGCCCGCAGCCCCCGAGAACCCCGAGGACCGCAAGCTCCTCACGCTCGCCCGCTCCGCGCGGGCCCGCAACGCCGTGCCGGAGGGCGCCGCCGTCCGCGACGAGACCGGCCGTACGTACGTGGCCGGCACCGTGGACCTGCCGTCGCTGCGGCTGACCGCCGTGCAGACCGCGGTCGCCATGGCGGTGGCCAGCGGCGCGACGTCGCTGGAGGCCGCCGCCGTGGTCACCGCTGCCGAGGAGCCCGCCGACGCCGACCGCGCGGCCGTCCGCGACCTGGGCGGCCCGGACACGCCGCTGCTGCTGGCCGGCCCGGACGGCACGGTGCGGCGCACCGTCACCGCGGGCTGA
- a CDS encoding ammonium transporter encodes MNAGDTAWLLAATALVLLMTPGLALFYGGMVRSKSVLNMLMMSFVSIALVTLVWLVAGYTLAFGPDAGGLGLIGDLSHLGMHGVGPTSVTGHVPTPLFAAFELSFAIITAALISGAVADRARFGAWVVFVLVWTLAVYVPVAHWVFGTGGWVVSKLHALDFAGGTVVEVCSGASGLALALVLGPRLGFRKDAMRPHNLPLVVLGAGLLWFGWFGFNAGSALGANGMAGSAFLNTQAAGCAGLLGWLMVEKRRDGHATTLGAASGSVAGLVAITPACGSVDLIGAVVVGLAAGVLCSYAVSWKFRWGVDDSLDVVGVHLMGGIVGTLLIGLLATSSMTGGPRGLLYGGGLGQLGRQAVAVAAVGAYAFAVTYGLGRAIERLIGFRASEEEERTGLDLTVHAETAYDHGVLTHGMAGGAPFPAGAGHFGPAAKDRSPLA; translated from the coding sequence ATCAACGCCGGCGACACCGCCTGGCTGCTGGCCGCGACCGCGCTGGTGCTGCTGATGACGCCGGGCCTCGCGCTCTTCTACGGCGGGATGGTCCGCAGCAAGAGCGTGCTGAACATGCTGATGATGAGCTTCGTGTCGATCGCGCTGGTCACGCTGGTGTGGCTGGTGGCCGGCTACACGCTGGCGTTCGGTCCGGACGCGGGCGGGCTCGGTCTGATCGGCGACCTCAGCCACCTCGGCATGCACGGCGTCGGCCCGACCAGCGTCACCGGCCACGTGCCGACGCCGCTCTTCGCCGCGTTCGAGCTCTCCTTCGCGATCATCACGGCCGCGCTGATCAGCGGCGCGGTCGCGGACCGGGCCCGGTTCGGCGCGTGGGTGGTCTTCGTCCTGGTGTGGACGCTGGCCGTATACGTCCCCGTCGCGCACTGGGTGTTCGGCACCGGCGGCTGGGTGGTGAGCAAGCTGCACGCGCTGGACTTCGCCGGCGGCACCGTGGTCGAGGTCTGCTCCGGTGCCTCCGGGCTCGCGCTGGCGCTGGTGCTCGGGCCGCGGCTGGGCTTCCGCAAGGACGCGATGCGCCCGCACAACCTGCCGTTGGTCGTCCTGGGGGCCGGGCTGCTGTGGTTCGGCTGGTTCGGCTTCAACGCGGGCTCGGCGCTGGGCGCCAACGGCATGGCCGGCTCCGCGTTCCTCAACACCCAGGCGGCGGGCTGCGCCGGGCTGCTGGGCTGGCTGATGGTGGAGAAGCGCAGGGACGGCCACGCCACCACGCTGGGCGCCGCGTCCGGTTCGGTCGCGGGCCTGGTCGCGATCACCCCGGCCTGCGGCAGCGTGGACCTGATCGGCGCGGTCGTGGTGGGCCTGGCCGCGGGCGTGCTCTGCTCGTACGCGGTGAGCTGGAAGTTCCGCTGGGGCGTGGACGATTCGCTGGACGTGGTGGGCGTGCACCTGATGGGCGGGATCGTCGGCACCCTGCTGATCGGCCTGCTCGCCACCTCCTCCATGACCGGCGGTCCGCGCGGCCTGCTCTACGGCGGCGGCCTCGGTCAGCTCGGCCGGCAGGCGGTCGCGGTGGCCGCGGTCGGGGCGTACGCGTTCGCGGTCACGTACGGCCTCGGGCGGGCGATCGAGCGGCTGATCGGCTTCCGGGCCAGCGAGGAGGAGGAACGGACCGGCCTGGACCTGACCGTGCACGCCGAGACCGCTTACGATCACGGCGTACTCACCCACGGCATGGCGGGCGGGGCACCGTTCCCGGCGGGCGCCGGGCACTTCGGTCCGGCCGCGAAGGACAGGAGCCCACTGGCATGA
- the era gene encoding GTPase Era, producing the protein MGAMSARTPSDGTAGSTATPPHRSGFACFVGRPNAGKSTLTNALVGQKVAITSNRPQTTRHTVRGIVHRPEAQLVLVDTPGLHKPRTLLGERLNDVVRTTWAEVDVIGFCLPADQKLGPGDTYIARELAGIRKTPKVAIVTKTDLVDHDQLARQLMAVDRLGQEIGLEWAEIVPVSAVGDQQVGLLADLLVPLLPEGPQLYAEGDLTDEPEQVMVAELIREAALEGVRDELPHSIAVVVEEMIPREGRPADKPLLDIHANLYIERPSQKGIIIGPKGARLKEVGTKSRQQIEGLLGTPVFLDLHVKVAKDWQRDPKQLRKLGF; encoded by the coding sequence ATGGGGGCCATGAGCGCTCGTACCCCCTCCGACGGAACCGCCGGGTCCACCGCGACCCCGCCGCACCGGTCCGGCTTCGCCTGCTTCGTCGGCCGTCCCAACGCCGGCAAGTCCACCCTCACGAACGCTCTGGTCGGCCAGAAGGTGGCGATCACCTCCAACCGGCCGCAGACGACCCGGCACACCGTCCGCGGGATCGTGCACCGGCCGGAGGCGCAGCTCGTGCTCGTGGACACCCCCGGGCTGCACAAGCCGCGCACCCTGCTCGGCGAGCGGCTCAACGATGTGGTCCGCACCACCTGGGCCGAGGTCGACGTGATCGGCTTCTGCCTGCCCGCCGACCAGAAGCTCGGCCCGGGCGACACGTACATCGCGCGCGAGCTGGCCGGGATCAGGAAGACGCCGAAGGTGGCGATCGTCACGAAGACCGACCTGGTCGACCACGACCAGCTCGCCCGGCAGCTCATGGCGGTGGACCGGCTCGGGCAGGAGATCGGGCTGGAGTGGGCCGAGATCGTGCCGGTCTCGGCGGTCGGCGACCAGCAGGTGGGGCTCCTCGCCGACCTGCTCGTCCCGCTCCTCCCGGAGGGCCCGCAGCTCTACGCCGAGGGCGACCTCACGGACGAGCCGGAGCAGGTGATGGTGGCCGAGCTGATCCGCGAGGCGGCGCTGGAAGGAGTGCGGGACGAACTGCCGCACTCCATCGCCGTGGTGGTCGAGGAGATGATCCCCCGCGAGGGGCGGCCCGCGGACAAGCCGCTGCTCGACATCCACGCGAACCTCTATATCGAGCGGCCCAGCCAGAAGGGCATCATCATCGGGCCCAAGGGGGCCCGGCTCAAGGAGGTCGGGACGAAGTCGCGGCAGCAGATCGAGGGGTTGCTGGGGACGCCGGTGTTCCTGGACCTGCATGTGAAGGTGGCGAAGGACTGGCAGCGGGACCCCAAGCAGTTGCGCAAGCTGGGGTTCTAG
- a CDS encoding DUF397 domain-containing protein → MTESPCWFKSSYSDNGGTCVEVAANLIEARGVVPVRDSKDPQGPALVFPADAFASFVAGVKSGEFGSV, encoded by the coding sequence ATGACCGAGTCCCCGTGTTGGTTCAAGTCCTCGTACAGTGACAACGGCGGGACATGTGTTGAGGTCGCGGCCAATCTGATCGAAGCGCGTGGTGTGGTCCCCGTGCGTGATTCCAAGGACCCGCAGGGGCCTGCCCTGGTCTTCCCGGCTGACGCGTTCGCTTCGTTCGTGGCTGGGGTCAAGTCCGGTGAGTTCGGCTCCGTTTGA
- a CDS encoding helix-turn-helix domain-containing protein, which produces MVNIKELDPESGPEAAFGARVRSLREARGWLQKDLAEPMGYSSTHISAVETGLKVPTLRFARSADQVFGTAHDAESFERQWYQIQRGSLLEGFPQYVGHEARAVEIRLYNIGIIPGLLQTSEYARVLADSAVRRGAISPEQADERVAFLAERQAALVRPKPPMVFVTMDESCIRRPIGGHAVMDAQFARLIEFAELPNTLLQVAPYEIGERRTFDLPVNLLTLADRSVVCYAESQAQGHLDRVSTSVLPMLTAYHQLQAVALSQAASVAMISQLRKGTP; this is translated from the coding sequence GTGGTGAACATCAAGGAGTTGGACCCCGAGAGCGGCCCGGAAGCCGCTTTCGGAGCGCGGGTTCGCAGCTTGCGGGAAGCTCGCGGTTGGTTGCAGAAGGACCTCGCGGAACCAATGGGATATTCCAGTACGCATATCTCGGCGGTGGAAACTGGCCTCAAGGTTCCGACTCTCCGGTTCGCGCGGAGCGCTGACCAGGTCTTCGGTACCGCACATGACGCTGAAAGCTTCGAACGTCAGTGGTACCAGATCCAGCGCGGTTCGCTCCTGGAGGGATTTCCGCAGTACGTCGGCCACGAGGCCCGGGCGGTGGAGATCCGGCTCTACAACATCGGGATTATCCCTGGACTGCTGCAGACATCCGAATACGCAAGGGTGTTGGCGGACAGTGCGGTGCGACGGGGTGCCATCAGCCCTGAACAAGCAGATGAGCGCGTCGCGTTCCTGGCGGAGCGACAGGCGGCGCTGGTGCGACCCAAGCCGCCCATGGTGTTCGTGACCATGGACGAAAGCTGCATTCGGCGGCCCATTGGAGGGCACGCCGTCATGGACGCCCAGTTCGCCCGTCTGATCGAGTTCGCCGAACTGCCCAACACATTGCTCCAGGTGGCGCCGTACGAGATAGGCGAGCGCCGCACGTTCGACCTGCCGGTCAATCTCTTGACGCTGGCGGACCGATCCGTGGTCTGCTACGCCGAGTCCCAGGCCCAAGGACACCTGGACCGCGTCAGCACGTCTGTGCTGCCCATGCTGACGGCTTACCATCAACTCCAGGCCGTAGCACTGTCGCAAGCGGCATCAGTGGCCATGATCAGCCAGCTACGAAAGGGCACCCCGTGA